A portion of the Sebastes fasciatus isolate fSebFas1 chromosome 2, fSebFas1.pri, whole genome shotgun sequence genome contains these proteins:
- the rbm26 gene encoding RNA-binding protein 26 isoform X3 — MIIENLDALKTWLSETLEPICDADPSALAKYVVALVKKDKSEKELKALCIDQLDVFLQKETQQFVDKLFEAIDNKNYLPQPEQPSSVIKVEKDEQKKDETNREDEREKKFPRRVNHSPPQSSSRYSRDIRRGDDRKRDDRSRKREYDRIPPRRDTYRDRYNRRRGRSYSRSRSRSWSKDRVRDRDRERDRDRERDRDRDRDRSRSRTHSRTRSGSRSRERDSGKLKFDLDRVDRPPETGDSYTPAVLVPTATTSHFPVPTLSSTITVIAPTHHHSNNTTESWSDFRPGHPVDRGLFTRGPPPQQRKRCRDYDEKGFCMRGDMCPFDHGSDPVVVEDVNLPNMLPFQPPPLPGVDAPPPPGLPPPPPLMNPPPVNLRPPVPPPGSLPPSLPPVAGPPPPLPPLQPSGMDAPPNSMTSSVPTIVTSGMRSSLPQASVPRFTSDNYETDVYNPEAPSITSTPRPMYRHRVNAQRPNLIGLTMGEVDQPPRDKTPNNSMRIVMESDPRKRPPVSHDGGLPIKKPWLDNPNFNKPNHQGYHKRVPFSPNAKLLVRQIPPELNNISKLNEHFSKFGTIVNLQVAFQNDPEGALIQFASPDEAKRAMQSTEAVLNNRFIRVHWFRDDGIDGQGQGQSHLLQQPQPQLAMNPSKVSVKDRLGFSAKPAAPVGKVFSTSMGLTKTVYNPDALRAAQKNSEEVLKKKQEALRLQQDVRKKKQEILEKHIETQKLLISKLEKNKAMKAEDKAKIMETLGMFTKCITKLQEEIKGISGSNNPLRTAKSRAQAQKELLDAELDLYKKTQAGEDTALLKIKYTQLQIEAAKRGILSPGRGRGLHARGRGSLRARGRGSRGRGRGVSLHACVDHRPRALEICGFTDADHVDLLPHFAQFGEIEDCRIDENNLSAVITYKTRSEAEQAAIHGVRFNNQTLRLAWHKVVTTLSTADADEAEPEEDEYPEESLSDDALLQDDDEEEDDNEPRSWRR; from the exons ATGATAATTGAAAACCTTGATGCCTTGAAAACGTGGCTGTCTGAAACCCTCGAGCCCAT CTGTGATGCAGACCCTTCTGCCCTCGCCAAGTATGTTGTTGCTTTGgtgaagaaagacaaaagtgaaAAGGAACTTAAAGCCCTGTGTATAGACCAGTTGGATGTATTTCTCCAGAAAG AGACCCAACAATTTGTGGATAAGCTGTTTGAAGCCATTGACAACAAAAACTACCTCCCACAGCCAGAGCAGCCATCCTCTGTGATCAAAGTTGAGAAAGATGAGCAGAAAAAAGACGAG ACAAACCGGGAAGACGAACGGGAGAAGAAGTTTCCTCGTCGAGTGAACCACAGCCCACCGCAATCGAGCTCTCGCTACAGCAGAGATATCAG GAGAGGAGATGATCGTAAGAGAGATGACCGCTCCAGGAAGAGGGAATATGACCGCATTCCACCAAGGAGAGACACGTACCGCGATCGCTACAATCGCAGGAGAGGTCGCAGTTACAGTCGTAGCCGCAGCCGAAGTTGGAGCAAGGATCGCGTCCGAGACCGCGACAGAGAGAGGGATAGGGACAGAGAAAGGGACAGAGATAGGGATCGAGATCGCAGCAGGAGCCGGACACACAGCAGAACTCGGTCTGGAAGCAGGAGTAGAG AACGAGATTCTGGAAAGTTGAAGTTCGATCTTGATCGAGTGGATCGGCCGCCAGAGACTGGTGATAGTTACACCCCAGCAGTTCTGGTCCCCACTGCAACCACTTCACACTTCCCTGTGCCAACATTGAGCAGCACCATTACAGTCATCGCCCCTACACATCATCATAGCAACAACACCACTGAGAGTTGGTCAGACTTCCGCCCTGGGCACCCTGTGGATCGTGGCCTTTTCACTAGGGGACCACCCCCTCAACAGAGGAAGCGATGCCGTGACTATGATG AAAAGGGCTTCTGCATGAGAGGGGACATGTGTCCTTTTGACCATGGAAGTGACCCAGTTGTAGTGGAGGATGTCAATCTGCCCAATATGCTGCCCTTCCAACCTCCACCACTCCCAGGTGTGGACGCACCACCGCCCCCAGGCCTCCCTCCACCACCCCCTCTCATGAACCCCCCACCTGTGAACCTGCGGCCCCCTGTTCCCCCACCAGGCTCCCTCCCACCCAGCCTTCCACCTGTTGCAG gtcctcctcctccgcttcCTCCTCTGCAACCGTCGGGCATGGATGCTCCTCCCAATTCCATGACCAGCTCTGTTCCCACCATTGTCACCTCTGGGATGCGCTCCTCACTTCCCCAGGCCTCAGTGCCACGCTTCACCTCCG ACAACTACGAGACAGATGTGTACAATCCCGAGGCTCCCAGCATCACCAGTACCCCCAGGCCGATGTACCGCCATCGGGTCAATGCCCAGAGACCCAACCTGATTGGCCTCACAATGGGGGAGGTGGACCAGCCACCAAGAG ATAAGACTCCAAACAACAGCATGAGGATCGTTATGGAATCTGATCCGAGGAAGAGACCACCTGTCTCTCACGATGGAGGCCTTCCCATTAAGAAACCATGGCTTGACAA CCCCAACTTTAACAAACCCAACCACCAGGGCTACCACAAAAGAGTCCCATTCTCTCCCAACGCCAAGCTGCTGGTTCGGCAAATTCCTCCCGAGctcaacaacatcagcaaactCAATGAACATTTCAGCAAGTTTGGCACCATTGTCAACCTACAG GTGGCCTTCCAGAACGACCCAGAGGGGGCACTGATCCAGTTTGCCTCTCCAGACGAGGCCAAGCGGGCCATGCAGAGCACAGAGGCTGTTCTCAACAACCGCTTCATCAGGGTGCACTGGTTTCGTGATGATGGGATTGATGGTCAGGGCCAGGGCCAGTCTCacttactgcagcagcctcagccACAGCTAGCCATG AATCCCTCTAAGGTGTCAGTGAAGGACCGTTTGGGTTTCTCTGCCAAACCAGCAGCTCCAGTTGGGAAA GTGTTTTCAACATCAATGGGCCTCACAAAGACTGTATACAATCCTGATGCCCTGAGGGCAGCCCAGAAAAACTCAGAGGAAGTCTTGAAGAAGAAACag GAAGCTCTAAGACTACAGCAGGATGTAAGGAAGAAGAAGCAGGAAATATTGGAGAAGCACATTGAGACACAGAAG CTCCTGATATCCAAACTTGAGAAGAACAAAGCAATGAAGGCAGAGGATAAAGCCAAGATCATGGAAACTTTGGGCATGTTCACCAAGTGCATCACCAAACTGCAAGAGGAGATAAAGGGAATCTCAGGCAGCAACAACCCGCTACGCACAGCCAAGAGCAGGGCCCAG GCACAGAAGGAGCTGCTGGACGCAGAGCTGGATCTGTACAAGAAGACCCAGGCCGGAGAGGACACTGCTTTGTTGAAGATCAAGTACACCCAGCTTCAAATTGAG gcGGCTAAAAGGGGAATCCTGTCACCAGGACGAGGCCGGGGGCTCCACGCTCGTGGCCGTGGTTCCCTCCGGGCCCGGGGAAGGGGTTCCAGAGGACGGGGAAGAGGTGTGTCACTGCACGCATGCGTGGACCATCGGCCACGAGCGCTGGAGATTTGTGGTTTCACCGATGCAGACCATGTAGACCTGCTGCCACACTTTGCT CAATTTGGCGAGATTGAAGATTGCCGGATTGATGAAAACAACCTGTCTGCTGTCATCACTTACAAGACGAGATCGGAGGCAGAACAG GCAGCTATTCATGGAGTGAGGTTCAACAACCAGACTTTACGCCTGGCTTGGCATAAGGTCGTCACGACTCTCAGTACTGCGGATGCTGACGAGGCAGAACCGGAGGAGGATGAG TACCCGGAAGAGTCGCTGAGTGACGATGCATTGCTGCAGGATGACGATGAGGAAGAAGACGACAACGAGCCTCGCTCCTGGCGCAGATGA
- the rbm26 gene encoding RNA-binding protein 26 isoform X1 → MIIENLDALKTWLSETLEPICDADPSALAKYVVALVKKDKSEKELKALCIDQLDVFLQKETQQFVDKLFEAIDNKNYLPQPEQPSSVIKVEKDEQKKDETNREDEREKKFPRRVNHSPPQSSSRYSRDIRRGDDRKRDDRSRKREYDRIPPRRDTYRDRYNRRRGRSYSRSRSRSWSKDRVRDRDRERDRDRERDRDRDRDRSRSRTHSRTRSGSRSRERDSGKLKFDLDRVDRPPETGDSYTPAVLVPTATTSHFPVPTLSSTITVIAPTHHHSNNTTESWSDFRPGHPVDRGLFTRGPPPQQRKRCRDYDEKGFCMRGDMCPFDHGSDPVVVEDVNLPNMLPFQPPPLPGVDAPPPPGLPPPPPLMNPPPVNLRPPVPPPGSLPPSLPPVAGPPPPLPPLQPSGMDAPPNSMTSSVPTIVTSGMRSSLPQASVPRFTSDNYETDVYNPEAPSITSTPRPMYRHRVNAQRPNLIGLTMGEVDQPPRDKTPNNSMRIVMESDPRKRPPVSHDGGLPIKKPWLDNPNFNKPNHQGYHKRVPFSPNAKLLVRQIPPELNNISKLNEHFSKFGTIVNLQVAFQNDPEGALIQFASPDEAKRAMQSTEAVLNNRFIRVHWFRDDGIDGQGQGQSHLLQQPQPQLAMQASATSLKQSVKDRLGPLLTANSEPSQDSSVASQNPSKVSVKDRLGFSAKPAAPVGKVFSTSMGLTKTVYNPDALRAAQKNSEEVLKKKQEALRLQQDVRKKKQEILEKHIETQKLLISKLEKNKAMKAEDKAKIMETLGMFTKCITKLQEEIKGISGSNNPLRTAKSRAQAQKELLDAELDLYKKTQAGEDTALLKIKYTQLQIEAAKRGILSPGRGRGLHARGRGSLRARGRGSRGRGRGVSLHACVDHRPRALEICGFTDADHVDLLPHFAQFGEIEDCRIDENNLSAVITYKTRSEAEQAAIHGVRFNNQTLRLAWHKVVTTLSTADADEAEPEEDEYPEESLSDDALLQDDDEEEDDNEPRSWRR, encoded by the exons ATGATAATTGAAAACCTTGATGCCTTGAAAACGTGGCTGTCTGAAACCCTCGAGCCCAT CTGTGATGCAGACCCTTCTGCCCTCGCCAAGTATGTTGTTGCTTTGgtgaagaaagacaaaagtgaaAAGGAACTTAAAGCCCTGTGTATAGACCAGTTGGATGTATTTCTCCAGAAAG AGACCCAACAATTTGTGGATAAGCTGTTTGAAGCCATTGACAACAAAAACTACCTCCCACAGCCAGAGCAGCCATCCTCTGTGATCAAAGTTGAGAAAGATGAGCAGAAAAAAGACGAG ACAAACCGGGAAGACGAACGGGAGAAGAAGTTTCCTCGTCGAGTGAACCACAGCCCACCGCAATCGAGCTCTCGCTACAGCAGAGATATCAG GAGAGGAGATGATCGTAAGAGAGATGACCGCTCCAGGAAGAGGGAATATGACCGCATTCCACCAAGGAGAGACACGTACCGCGATCGCTACAATCGCAGGAGAGGTCGCAGTTACAGTCGTAGCCGCAGCCGAAGTTGGAGCAAGGATCGCGTCCGAGACCGCGACAGAGAGAGGGATAGGGACAGAGAAAGGGACAGAGATAGGGATCGAGATCGCAGCAGGAGCCGGACACACAGCAGAACTCGGTCTGGAAGCAGGAGTAGAG AACGAGATTCTGGAAAGTTGAAGTTCGATCTTGATCGAGTGGATCGGCCGCCAGAGACTGGTGATAGTTACACCCCAGCAGTTCTGGTCCCCACTGCAACCACTTCACACTTCCCTGTGCCAACATTGAGCAGCACCATTACAGTCATCGCCCCTACACATCATCATAGCAACAACACCACTGAGAGTTGGTCAGACTTCCGCCCTGGGCACCCTGTGGATCGTGGCCTTTTCACTAGGGGACCACCCCCTCAACAGAGGAAGCGATGCCGTGACTATGATG AAAAGGGCTTCTGCATGAGAGGGGACATGTGTCCTTTTGACCATGGAAGTGACCCAGTTGTAGTGGAGGATGTCAATCTGCCCAATATGCTGCCCTTCCAACCTCCACCACTCCCAGGTGTGGACGCACCACCGCCCCCAGGCCTCCCTCCACCACCCCCTCTCATGAACCCCCCACCTGTGAACCTGCGGCCCCCTGTTCCCCCACCAGGCTCCCTCCCACCCAGCCTTCCACCTGTTGCAG gtcctcctcctccgcttcCTCCTCTGCAACCGTCGGGCATGGATGCTCCTCCCAATTCCATGACCAGCTCTGTTCCCACCATTGTCACCTCTGGGATGCGCTCCTCACTTCCCCAGGCCTCAGTGCCACGCTTCACCTCCG ACAACTACGAGACAGATGTGTACAATCCCGAGGCTCCCAGCATCACCAGTACCCCCAGGCCGATGTACCGCCATCGGGTCAATGCCCAGAGACCCAACCTGATTGGCCTCACAATGGGGGAGGTGGACCAGCCACCAAGAG ATAAGACTCCAAACAACAGCATGAGGATCGTTATGGAATCTGATCCGAGGAAGAGACCACCTGTCTCTCACGATGGAGGCCTTCCCATTAAGAAACCATGGCTTGACAA CCCCAACTTTAACAAACCCAACCACCAGGGCTACCACAAAAGAGTCCCATTCTCTCCCAACGCCAAGCTGCTGGTTCGGCAAATTCCTCCCGAGctcaacaacatcagcaaactCAATGAACATTTCAGCAAGTTTGGCACCATTGTCAACCTACAG GTGGCCTTCCAGAACGACCCAGAGGGGGCACTGATCCAGTTTGCCTCTCCAGACGAGGCCAAGCGGGCCATGCAGAGCACAGAGGCTGTTCTCAACAACCGCTTCATCAGGGTGCACTGGTTTCGTGATGATGGGATTGATGGTCAGGGCCAGGGCCAGTCTCacttactgcagcagcctcagccACAGCTAGCCATG CAGGCCTCAGCCACGTCTCTTAAGCAGTCTGTCAAAGATCGCCTCGGACCCCTGCTCACTGCGAACTCTGAGCCCTCACAAGATTCCAGTGTAGCCTctcag AATCCCTCTAAGGTGTCAGTGAAGGACCGTTTGGGTTTCTCTGCCAAACCAGCAGCTCCAGTTGGGAAA GTGTTTTCAACATCAATGGGCCTCACAAAGACTGTATACAATCCTGATGCCCTGAGGGCAGCCCAGAAAAACTCAGAGGAAGTCTTGAAGAAGAAACag GAAGCTCTAAGACTACAGCAGGATGTAAGGAAGAAGAAGCAGGAAATATTGGAGAAGCACATTGAGACACAGAAG CTCCTGATATCCAAACTTGAGAAGAACAAAGCAATGAAGGCAGAGGATAAAGCCAAGATCATGGAAACTTTGGGCATGTTCACCAAGTGCATCACCAAACTGCAAGAGGAGATAAAGGGAATCTCAGGCAGCAACAACCCGCTACGCACAGCCAAGAGCAGGGCCCAG GCACAGAAGGAGCTGCTGGACGCAGAGCTGGATCTGTACAAGAAGACCCAGGCCGGAGAGGACACTGCTTTGTTGAAGATCAAGTACACCCAGCTTCAAATTGAG gcGGCTAAAAGGGGAATCCTGTCACCAGGACGAGGCCGGGGGCTCCACGCTCGTGGCCGTGGTTCCCTCCGGGCCCGGGGAAGGGGTTCCAGAGGACGGGGAAGAGGTGTGTCACTGCACGCATGCGTGGACCATCGGCCACGAGCGCTGGAGATTTGTGGTTTCACCGATGCAGACCATGTAGACCTGCTGCCACACTTTGCT CAATTTGGCGAGATTGAAGATTGCCGGATTGATGAAAACAACCTGTCTGCTGTCATCACTTACAAGACGAGATCGGAGGCAGAACAG GCAGCTATTCATGGAGTGAGGTTCAACAACCAGACTTTACGCCTGGCTTGGCATAAGGTCGTCACGACTCTCAGTACTGCGGATGCTGACGAGGCAGAACCGGAGGAGGATGAG TACCCGGAAGAGTCGCTGAGTGACGATGCATTGCTGCAGGATGACGATGAGGAAGAAGACGACAACGAGCCTCGCTCCTGGCGCAGATGA
- the rbm26 gene encoding RNA-binding protein 26 isoform X2: MIIENLDALKTWLSETLEPICDADPSALAKYVVALVKKDKSEKELKALCIDQLDVFLQKETQQFVDKLFEAIDNKNYLPQPEQPSSVIKVEKDEQKKDETNREDEREKKFPRRVNHSPPQSSSRYSRDIRRGDDRKRDDRSRKREYDRIPPRRDTYRDRYNRRRGRSYSRSRSRSWSKDRVRDRDRERDRDRERDRDRDRDRSRSRTHSRTRSGSRSRERDSGKLKFDLDRVDRPPETGDSYTPAVLVPTATTSHFPVPTLSSTITVIAPTHHHSNNTTESWSDFRPGHPVDRGLFTRGPPPQQRKRCRDYDEKGFCMRGDMCPFDHGSDPVVVEDVNLPNMLPFQPPPLPGVDAPPPPGLPPPPPLMNPPPVNLRPPVPPPGSLPPSLPPVAGPPPPLPPLQPSGMDAPPNSMTSSVPTIVTSGMRSSLPQASVPRFTSDNYETDVYNPEAPSITSTPRPMYRHRVNAQRPNLIGLTMGEVDQPPRDKTPNNSMRIVMESDPRKRPPVSHDGGLPIKKPWLDNPNFNKPNHQGYHKRVPFSPNAKLLVRQIPPELNNISKLNEHFSKFGTIVNLQVAFQNDPEGALIQFASPDEAKRAMQSTEAVLNNRFIRVHWFRDDGIDGQGQGQSHLLQQPQPQLAMASATSLKQSVKDRLGPLLTANSEPSQDSSVASQNPSKVSVKDRLGFSAKPAAPVGKVFSTSMGLTKTVYNPDALRAAQKNSEEVLKKKQEALRLQQDVRKKKQEILEKHIETQKLLISKLEKNKAMKAEDKAKIMETLGMFTKCITKLQEEIKGISGSNNPLRTAKSRAQAQKELLDAELDLYKKTQAGEDTALLKIKYTQLQIEAAKRGILSPGRGRGLHARGRGSLRARGRGSRGRGRGVSLHACVDHRPRALEICGFTDADHVDLLPHFAQFGEIEDCRIDENNLSAVITYKTRSEAEQAAIHGVRFNNQTLRLAWHKVVTTLSTADADEAEPEEDEYPEESLSDDALLQDDDEEEDDNEPRSWRR, from the exons ATGATAATTGAAAACCTTGATGCCTTGAAAACGTGGCTGTCTGAAACCCTCGAGCCCAT CTGTGATGCAGACCCTTCTGCCCTCGCCAAGTATGTTGTTGCTTTGgtgaagaaagacaaaagtgaaAAGGAACTTAAAGCCCTGTGTATAGACCAGTTGGATGTATTTCTCCAGAAAG AGACCCAACAATTTGTGGATAAGCTGTTTGAAGCCATTGACAACAAAAACTACCTCCCACAGCCAGAGCAGCCATCCTCTGTGATCAAAGTTGAGAAAGATGAGCAGAAAAAAGACGAG ACAAACCGGGAAGACGAACGGGAGAAGAAGTTTCCTCGTCGAGTGAACCACAGCCCACCGCAATCGAGCTCTCGCTACAGCAGAGATATCAG GAGAGGAGATGATCGTAAGAGAGATGACCGCTCCAGGAAGAGGGAATATGACCGCATTCCACCAAGGAGAGACACGTACCGCGATCGCTACAATCGCAGGAGAGGTCGCAGTTACAGTCGTAGCCGCAGCCGAAGTTGGAGCAAGGATCGCGTCCGAGACCGCGACAGAGAGAGGGATAGGGACAGAGAAAGGGACAGAGATAGGGATCGAGATCGCAGCAGGAGCCGGACACACAGCAGAACTCGGTCTGGAAGCAGGAGTAGAG AACGAGATTCTGGAAAGTTGAAGTTCGATCTTGATCGAGTGGATCGGCCGCCAGAGACTGGTGATAGTTACACCCCAGCAGTTCTGGTCCCCACTGCAACCACTTCACACTTCCCTGTGCCAACATTGAGCAGCACCATTACAGTCATCGCCCCTACACATCATCATAGCAACAACACCACTGAGAGTTGGTCAGACTTCCGCCCTGGGCACCCTGTGGATCGTGGCCTTTTCACTAGGGGACCACCCCCTCAACAGAGGAAGCGATGCCGTGACTATGATG AAAAGGGCTTCTGCATGAGAGGGGACATGTGTCCTTTTGACCATGGAAGTGACCCAGTTGTAGTGGAGGATGTCAATCTGCCCAATATGCTGCCCTTCCAACCTCCACCACTCCCAGGTGTGGACGCACCACCGCCCCCAGGCCTCCCTCCACCACCCCCTCTCATGAACCCCCCACCTGTGAACCTGCGGCCCCCTGTTCCCCCACCAGGCTCCCTCCCACCCAGCCTTCCACCTGTTGCAG gtcctcctcctccgcttcCTCCTCTGCAACCGTCGGGCATGGATGCTCCTCCCAATTCCATGACCAGCTCTGTTCCCACCATTGTCACCTCTGGGATGCGCTCCTCACTTCCCCAGGCCTCAGTGCCACGCTTCACCTCCG ACAACTACGAGACAGATGTGTACAATCCCGAGGCTCCCAGCATCACCAGTACCCCCAGGCCGATGTACCGCCATCGGGTCAATGCCCAGAGACCCAACCTGATTGGCCTCACAATGGGGGAGGTGGACCAGCCACCAAGAG ATAAGACTCCAAACAACAGCATGAGGATCGTTATGGAATCTGATCCGAGGAAGAGACCACCTGTCTCTCACGATGGAGGCCTTCCCATTAAGAAACCATGGCTTGACAA CCCCAACTTTAACAAACCCAACCACCAGGGCTACCACAAAAGAGTCCCATTCTCTCCCAACGCCAAGCTGCTGGTTCGGCAAATTCCTCCCGAGctcaacaacatcagcaaactCAATGAACATTTCAGCAAGTTTGGCACCATTGTCAACCTACAG GTGGCCTTCCAGAACGACCCAGAGGGGGCACTGATCCAGTTTGCCTCTCCAGACGAGGCCAAGCGGGCCATGCAGAGCACAGAGGCTGTTCTCAACAACCGCTTCATCAGGGTGCACTGGTTTCGTGATGATGGGATTGATGGTCAGGGCCAGGGCCAGTCTCacttactgcagcagcctcagccACAGCTAGCCATG GCCTCAGCCACGTCTCTTAAGCAGTCTGTCAAAGATCGCCTCGGACCCCTGCTCACTGCGAACTCTGAGCCCTCACAAGATTCCAGTGTAGCCTctcag AATCCCTCTAAGGTGTCAGTGAAGGACCGTTTGGGTTTCTCTGCCAAACCAGCAGCTCCAGTTGGGAAA GTGTTTTCAACATCAATGGGCCTCACAAAGACTGTATACAATCCTGATGCCCTGAGGGCAGCCCAGAAAAACTCAGAGGAAGTCTTGAAGAAGAAACag GAAGCTCTAAGACTACAGCAGGATGTAAGGAAGAAGAAGCAGGAAATATTGGAGAAGCACATTGAGACACAGAAG CTCCTGATATCCAAACTTGAGAAGAACAAAGCAATGAAGGCAGAGGATAAAGCCAAGATCATGGAAACTTTGGGCATGTTCACCAAGTGCATCACCAAACTGCAAGAGGAGATAAAGGGAATCTCAGGCAGCAACAACCCGCTACGCACAGCCAAGAGCAGGGCCCAG GCACAGAAGGAGCTGCTGGACGCAGAGCTGGATCTGTACAAGAAGACCCAGGCCGGAGAGGACACTGCTTTGTTGAAGATCAAGTACACCCAGCTTCAAATTGAG gcGGCTAAAAGGGGAATCCTGTCACCAGGACGAGGCCGGGGGCTCCACGCTCGTGGCCGTGGTTCCCTCCGGGCCCGGGGAAGGGGTTCCAGAGGACGGGGAAGAGGTGTGTCACTGCACGCATGCGTGGACCATCGGCCACGAGCGCTGGAGATTTGTGGTTTCACCGATGCAGACCATGTAGACCTGCTGCCACACTTTGCT CAATTTGGCGAGATTGAAGATTGCCGGATTGATGAAAACAACCTGTCTGCTGTCATCACTTACAAGACGAGATCGGAGGCAGAACAG GCAGCTATTCATGGAGTGAGGTTCAACAACCAGACTTTACGCCTGGCTTGGCATAAGGTCGTCACGACTCTCAGTACTGCGGATGCTGACGAGGCAGAACCGGAGGAGGATGAG TACCCGGAAGAGTCGCTGAGTGACGATGCATTGCTGCAGGATGACGATGAGGAAGAAGACGACAACGAGCCTCGCTCCTGGCGCAGATGA